A genome region from Portunus trituberculatus isolate SZX2019 chromosome 40, ASM1759143v1, whole genome shotgun sequence includes the following:
- the LOC123516001 gene encoding uncharacterized protein LOC123516001 isoform X2 — MPRGPFTSWRPLWKFRSKAPSISCLPLGVVPTTSTTTATMQQTGVPKAVWQRRTNKIIAAGITIIGLTMMLSLIPQCIYIGIVFVSCSLVWLGWMTVREKKVEPPRPEGQHPTSPVLFLVASHHLSNSARSPTLPDPEDKPPTYDQILKLDGAPPDYFSILTEKPPRYEDLSPGLGWGACAMPAELYPADLACVHQVPSLHPHSSSAFLHEAPLSWTAAQTQAASYTATHNPAFARDTPSLQSLVEDHEDKEAQDREADTEETPSLDKSTEPLDQSAA, encoded by the exons GTTGTccctactaccagcaccaccaccgccaccatgcaGCAGACGGGGGTGCCCAAGGCCGTCTGGCAGCGACGCACTAACAAGATCATAGCTGCAGGAATCACCATCATCGGACTTACCATGATGCTTTCCCTCATTCCACAGTGCATCTACATCGGCATTGTCTTCGTCTCCTGTTCCTTAGT GTGGCTCGGCTGGATGACGGTGCGTGAAAAGAAAGTGGAGCCTCCCAGACCAGAGGGGCAGCACCCCACCTCCcccgtcctcttcctcgtcgcCTCACACCACTTGTCCAAC TCAGCCCGAAGCCCCACGCTGCCAGATCCCGAGGACAAACCACCCACCTATGACCAAATCCTCAAGCTGGACGGCGCCCCTCCTGATTACTTCTCGATCCTCACCGAGAAACCGCCCAG GTACGAGGACCTGAGCCCCGGGCTGGGATGGGGCGCGTGTGCCATGCCTGCTGAGTTGTATCCTGCCGATCTGGCCTGCGTGCACCAAGTCCCTTCCCTGCACCCACACTCCTCGTCAGCGTTCCTGCACGAGGCTCCATTATCCTGGACGGCCGCACAGACACAGGCCGCTTCTTACACTGCCACCCATAACCCGGCCTTCGCGAGAGACACCCCAAGTTTGCAGTCTTTAGTGGAGGACCATGAAGACAAGGAGGCTCAGGACAGGGAAGCTGACACAGAAGAAACTCCGTCATTGGACAAGAGCACAGAACCTTTGGACCAAAGCGCGGCGTGA
- the LOC123516001 gene encoding uncharacterized protein LOC123516001 isoform X3, with protein sequence MPHNTSRLHSATRHCSPVSQVVPTTSTTTATMQQTGVPKAVWQRRTNKIIAAGITIIGLTMMLSLIPQCIYIGIVFVSCSLVWLGWMTVREKKVEPPRPEGQHPTSPVLFLVASHHLSNSARSPTLPDPEDKPPTYDQILKLDGAPPDYFSILTEKPPRYEDLSPGLGWGACAMPAELYPADLACVHQVPSLHPHSSSAFLHEAPLSWTAAQTQAASYTATHNPAFARDTPSLQSLVEDHEDKEAQDREADTEETPSLDKSTEPLDQSAA encoded by the exons GTTGTccctactaccagcaccaccaccgccaccatgcaGCAGACGGGGGTGCCCAAGGCCGTCTGGCAGCGACGCACTAACAAGATCATAGCTGCAGGAATCACCATCATCGGACTTACCATGATGCTTTCCCTCATTCCACAGTGCATCTACATCGGCATTGTCTTCGTCTCCTGTTCCTTAGT GTGGCTCGGCTGGATGACGGTGCGTGAAAAGAAAGTGGAGCCTCCCAGACCAGAGGGGCAGCACCCCACCTCCcccgtcctcttcctcgtcgcCTCACACCACTTGTCCAAC TCAGCCCGAAGCCCCACGCTGCCAGATCCCGAGGACAAACCACCCACCTATGACCAAATCCTCAAGCTGGACGGCGCCCCTCCTGATTACTTCTCGATCCTCACCGAGAAACCGCCCAG GTACGAGGACCTGAGCCCCGGGCTGGGATGGGGCGCGTGTGCCATGCCTGCTGAGTTGTATCCTGCCGATCTGGCCTGCGTGCACCAAGTCCCTTCCCTGCACCCACACTCCTCGTCAGCGTTCCTGCACGAGGCTCCATTATCCTGGACGGCCGCACAGACACAGGCCGCTTCTTACACTGCCACCCATAACCCGGCCTTCGCGAGAGACACCCCAAGTTTGCAGTCTTTAGTGGAGGACCATGAAGACAAGGAGGCTCAGGACAGGGAAGCTGACACAGAAGAAACTCCGTCATTGGACAAGAGCACAGAACCTTTGGACCAAAGCGCGGCGTGA
- the LOC123516001 gene encoding uncharacterized protein LOC123516001 isoform X4 has protein sequence MQQTGVPKAVWQRRTNKIIAAGITIIGLTMMLSLIPQCIYIGIVFVSCSLVWLGWMTVREKKVEPPRPEGQHPTSPVLFLVASHHLSNSARSPTLPDPEDKPPTYDQILKLDGAPPDYFSILTEKPPRYEDLSPGLGWGACAMPAELYPADLACVHQVPSLHPHSSSAFLHEAPLSWTAAQTQAASYTATHNPAFARDTPSLQSLVEDHEDKEAQDREADTEETPSLDKSTEPLDQSAA, from the exons atgcaGCAGACGGGGGTGCCCAAGGCCGTCTGGCAGCGACGCACTAACAAGATCATAGCTGCAGGAATCACCATCATCGGACTTACCATGATGCTTTCCCTCATTCCACAGTGCATCTACATCGGCATTGTCTTCGTCTCCTGTTCCTTAGT GTGGCTCGGCTGGATGACGGTGCGTGAAAAGAAAGTGGAGCCTCCCAGACCAGAGGGGCAGCACCCCACCTCCcccgtcctcttcctcgtcgcCTCACACCACTTGTCCAAC TCAGCCCGAAGCCCCACGCTGCCAGATCCCGAGGACAAACCACCCACCTATGACCAAATCCTCAAGCTGGACGGCGCCCCTCCTGATTACTTCTCGATCCTCACCGAGAAACCGCCCAG GTACGAGGACCTGAGCCCCGGGCTGGGATGGGGCGCGTGTGCCATGCCTGCTGAGTTGTATCCTGCCGATCTGGCCTGCGTGCACCAAGTCCCTTCCCTGCACCCACACTCCTCGTCAGCGTTCCTGCACGAGGCTCCATTATCCTGGACGGCCGCACAGACACAGGCCGCTTCTTACACTGCCACCCATAACCCGGCCTTCGCGAGAGACACCCCAAGTTTGCAGTCTTTAGTGGAGGACCATGAAGACAAGGAGGCTCAGGACAGGGAAGCTGACACAGAAGAAACTCCGTCATTGGACAAGAGCACAGAACCTTTGGACCAAAGCGCGGCGTGA